The sequence GGCCGGGGTGGCGCTGGCGGCCGTCAAAAGAGCGGCGAAATCAGCCACTCCCTGTCTGCTCAGGGCATACAGCTCCCGCCCGTGCAAAGGCCGGCCGGGGCTGCCGGTGAGCAACAGGCCCTCGCCACCGAGATCAGAAAGCTGGGCGGGCGTAGCGACCCGGTAAGGGGCGTGCGCGGGGGCATTGGCCGCAGCCAGGCCGCAGAAAAGCAGCTCGCTGGCCAACGGATCGGGGGACGGCTGCCCGGCGGCCTGCCGGTCGAAGATACAGGGGATGCGTTCAGCCACCAATCGGCGCAGGAGGCCGGGCGCAGCCTCTGGCGAGAGCGTGACCAGGGCGATGGCGGCATCGGCGGCGGCCCAGAGGTCGTCCCAGGCGGGCGGGTCAGCGCCCAGGATCACGTGCAGGCCCAGTGGCCGGGCGACGAACGGCGCCCGAGACAGGCCGGTGGCCGCCTCGGCCAGGGCCGGCAAGTCGCGTTCCGACTGCACCTCGACGACCCGAGCGAAGCTGGTGATCCCGCCATCATCGGGCGAGACGCCGTTCTCCTCACGCCAGGCCAGATCGATCAGCCCCGCTGTGATCCAACCACCGCCGGCGTCGATCACCTGGGCATCGGCGGGGAGGATGACCTCCTGGCTGCGCCCCAGCGCCCGGACCGTCCCGCCTTCGACCAGCACCAGCCCGTGCGCAATCCGGCGGGCCGGCGTGAAGAGATCGCAATCGACGATGGCAAGCGCTGGCATGGCAGGCGGGGGAGCGATGATCGGCGCTGATGACTCAGGGTTTCGAGAGCAAGGAGCGAAAGAGTTGGAGATCGTCGCGTTTCAGGGCGCCGCTTACCATCCCCAGGGCCAGATAAACGGCCGCGCCGGCCGGGATGGCGAGCCAGAGAGGGAGCGAGGGCAGGAAGTAGAGGAGGGCGCCCATCACCACCGCCGCCAGCGCCGGCCGGGCCAGACCATTGGCAGCAAAGGCGATCTGAAAGTCACGGCTGGCATACCAGGCGAAAACCGCCCCCAGCGCATACATCAGCCCCATCCCGCTCGCTGCCCCGGCCGGCCCCCAGATGGCGCTGAAACCGGCGATCAGGGCTGCCCCGGCAACCACCATCAGACCTGTGGTCAGCAACGAGGCGCGGGCGCGGTCGCCGGCCATCAAGGAGCGGGTGAGCACCGTCTGCGCGAAATAGGCCAGCATCGCACATCCGGCCACGGCCAACACCCGGGCCGCTGGCCCGTATTCTGGCCGGTGGTAGAGCAGGGCGATGATCGCCGGCGCCAGCACGGCCGTCCCCACAGCCACGGGCAACAGCGCTATCAGCCCATAGTACAGCGATTTGCCCGTGGCCAGGCCAAACCGCAGCCGTGATTGCACCCACAAGCGCGAGAGCACAGGATAGAGGGCGTCGGTGAATGACATCACCAGGGTCATGATCACTTTGATCAGCTGTAAAGCGGCATCGTAGAGGCCGGCCGCCGTCTCGCCGCCGATGAGGGAAAGGATGAGCACATCCATCCGCTGCAAGATCGAGTCGAAGGCGGCCATGCCGAAGAAATCGGCCGACTGGCGCAGCAGCCGGGCCGAGAAGCGCAGGTCGATCTGCGGGCGCCCGATCATGTGCATCCGCCAGGCCGCTGCTGCCACCATCACCGCTGCCAATGACAGCCCGCCGATGCGGATGACAGCCAGGGCCATGACGTTTTCGGCGCGGGCCAGGACGGTGACGGCCAACACGACCTGCGCAAGCGAGCTGAGCGCCTCGGCATAGACAAGGTACTGCATACGTTCGTGGGCGCGCAAGAGCGCCGCTGCCACTGAGTAGACTGTGAATAGAGGCAGGGTCACGATGGCCAGTTGCAGCATGGCCTTCGTGTCGGCAGGGTAGGGCGATAGGCCGACGACCACGAACATGAGGAGGGCAAAGACGACCGTCGTCGCTCCCTGGCCGACGATCCCGCCCCAGAAGTAACGGTTGCCAACGGCAGGATCGCGCGCCACCTCGCGGGTGATCAGCCGCGGCAGGCCGAAGGAGGCCATCACCTGGAAGATATTGAGAAAGGCCAGCAGGATGCTGAATTTGCCCTGCCACAGCACTCCATAGCGATTGGCGATGTAGAGGATAAGCACGAAGCCCAGGATGATGCGAATGCCCTGGGCCAGGCTGAGAAAGAGGGTGTTGCGGGCGACCGAACGGGCGGCGGTCATGGTTCTGTTCCCTGAGGCGAGGCGGTGAAGACGCTGATCAGGCTGGCCTGGCGGCCGTGCGTCACCTGGCACTCGTCCAGCAGCGTATACTCGGCCTTGATCTGGGCGAGGATGGCAACGGCGCGTCGAGAGAGCAGGTAGGTGGAGACGATGAAAATGCCATCTGCTCTCAGGTTGCTGGCGTAACGGCGCACCACCGCCAATGGCGCCTGCAAGTAATACAGCGATTCGTTGAAAACGGCAACATCGAAGCACCCAGACTCGAAGGCATAGCTGTCGGCGTCGGCCTGGACGAAGTGCGTGCGTTCGTCTTCGAGGCCGCGCAGCCCGGCGAGCGCCGTCGCCGACAGATCGATGCCATCGTAGCGGGCGTAGCCCAGGGGCCGATAG comes from Caldilineales bacterium and encodes:
- a CDS encoding flippase, whose translation is MTAARSVARNTLFLSLAQGIRIILGFVLILYIANRYGVLWQGKFSILLAFLNIFQVMASFGLPRLITREVARDPAVGNRYFWGGIVGQGATTVVFALLMFVVVGLSPYPADTKAMLQLAIVTLPLFTVYSVAAALLRAHERMQYLVYAEALSSLAQVVLAVTVLARAENVMALAVIRIGGLSLAAVMVAAAAWRMHMIGRPQIDLRFSARLLRQSADFFGMAAFDSILQRMDVLILSLIGGETAAGLYDAALQLIKVIMTLVMSFTDALYPVLSRLWVQSRLRFGLATGKSLYYGLIALLPVAVGTAVLAPAIIALLYHRPEYGPAARVLAVAGCAMLAYFAQTVLTRSLMAGDRARASLLTTGLMVVAGAALIAGFSAIWGPAGAASGMGLMYALGAVFAWYASRDFQIAFAANGLARPALAAVVMGALLYFLPSLPLWLAIPAGAAVYLALGMVSGALKRDDLQLFRSLLSKP
- a CDS encoding class I SAM-dependent methyltransferase, which codes for MIELRGARVRLLRRWREWQRRLYYRFAFGREDALSRRWAASVAAWEQAWRKGDVPTGQGAWEEQYAGGKWGFLGGLPEVARYSVVAGYIAFLKTNPAILDVGCGEGILFHRYRPLGYARYDGIDLSATALAGLRGLEDERTHFVQADADSYAFESGCFDVAVFNESLYYLQAPLAVVRRYASNLRADGIFIVSTYLLSRRAVAILAQIKAEYTLLDECQVTHGRQASLISVFTASPQGTEP